The Stieleria sp. JC731 genome has a segment encoding these proteins:
- a CDS encoding sulfatase encodes MIDFVFQMRCLAIALLSFLLACLSTASAENGVRPNFIFFITDDISFEDVGTYGGPVPTPNLDRLAASGLTFENAYVTASSCSPSRCSIITSRYPHNTGAPELHTPLPRDQWKFPGRLRRKGYHSVLCGKNHMSYDGRSNDESRLADAFDQIHHGGRPSGAKNWVETLTNRPENQPFFFWFASHDAHRDWQFNENAPRFRDEDVVVPPYLVDGPMTRTDFLGYYHEVARTDFYLGLLLDALETQEIREQTYVIFTSDNGKPFPRGKTRLYDSGAKVPLVISGPGIVEGQRTESLVSLIDIGPTILELADIAIPRQFQGVSLVPVLSDPDAHVRDYIFAEHNWHTYPANERMVRYKNWVYLRNHNHQDQNLCAESADVFPAGKELWNTEADGKLQKHQRDVFLQPRPFEELYDVQTDPQQFTNLVESSEHREILEELRGVLDTWCEQTGDTIPVHPTSVIGNVTPEQRGDFPGASRDAPHLLHPGPIRKETK; translated from the coding sequence ATGATTGATTTTGTTTTCCAGATGCGATGCTTGGCCATTGCGTTGCTCTCCTTTTTGTTGGCTTGTCTGTCGACTGCATCTGCGGAGAATGGGGTTCGTCCAAATTTCATCTTTTTCATTACCGACGACATTTCTTTCGAAGACGTCGGGACCTATGGCGGCCCGGTTCCGACCCCAAATCTAGATCGATTGGCGGCGTCGGGACTTACATTTGAAAACGCTTATGTGACCGCTAGCAGTTGTAGCCCCAGTCGCTGCAGCATCATCACCAGCCGGTACCCACACAACACGGGAGCCCCCGAGTTACACACGCCGCTGCCGCGAGATCAATGGAAATTTCCCGGACGACTACGACGCAAAGGCTATCACAGCGTTCTCTGCGGTAAAAACCACATGAGCTACGACGGACGGTCGAACGATGAGTCTCGATTGGCGGACGCCTTCGATCAGATCCATCATGGAGGGCGTCCCAGCGGGGCGAAGAATTGGGTGGAAACGCTGACTAACCGCCCTGAAAACCAACCCTTTTTCTTTTGGTTTGCTTCGCATGATGCTCATCGTGATTGGCAATTCAACGAGAACGCTCCCCGGTTCCGTGACGAGGATGTCGTTGTGCCTCCGTATTTGGTCGATGGCCCAATGACTCGAACAGATTTTTTGGGGTATTACCACGAGGTCGCGCGGACCGATTTCTACCTCGGGTTGTTGCTCGACGCACTCGAAACGCAAGAGATCAGAGAACAGACCTATGTGATCTTCACCAGCGACAACGGCAAACCATTCCCGCGGGGCAAAACACGGCTGTACGATTCCGGGGCAAAAGTCCCTCTGGTCATTTCTGGGCCTGGAATCGTCGAAGGCCAACGCACCGAATCGCTCGTGAGCTTGATCGATATTGGACCCACCATTCTTGAGCTAGCGGATATTGCGATTCCGCGACAGTTTCAGGGAGTCAGTCTTGTGCCGGTTCTATCTGATCCCGACGCACATGTTCGAGACTATATCTTCGCCGAGCACAATTGGCATACCTATCCTGCGAATGAAAGGATGGTGCGATACAAGAATTGGGTCTATCTCCGCAACCACAACCATCAAGATCAAAACTTGTGTGCCGAATCTGCCGACGTTTTCCCTGCGGGCAAAGAATTGTGGAATACCGAAGCGGATGGCAAATTGCAAAAGCATCAGCGTGACGTCTTCCTCCAGCCACGACCGTTTGAAGAGTTGTACGATGTTCAAACGGATCCACAACAATTCACCAATCTTGTTGAGTCTTCCGAGCATCGTGAGATTTTGGAAGAGCTACGCGGGGTCCTGGATACTTGGTGTGAACAGACGGGAGATACCATCCCGGTGCATCCAACATCGGTCATTGGAAATGTCACTCCAGAGCAGAGGGGCGACTTTCCAGGAGCATCGAGGGATGCACCGCATCTTCTGCATCCCGGCCCGATCCGAAAAGAAACGAAGTGA
- a CDS encoding DUF1552 domain-containing protein: MSRFDRRNLLRGAGVAIALPLLESQAFGNATNKPKRRLVAIDVALGLHAANIIPQQSGRDYQSPTYLKLLDDYRDQFTIMSGVSHPEVGGGHDSYKSFLTCAPHPNSAGFRNSISLDQFAAAKYGSETRFASLSLSSSGPGLSWSRSGVEIPTQTRPSQVFKQLFLAGKPNEQKLQVQRLQEGRSVLDVVSEKTKRLQTTLTGRDRQKLDQYFEAVREAERRLAKAEAWQQKPKPSVDAKVPRDELDHTRIVERMRLMYDVMHLAIETDSTRFITYNISGMNSVPVIPGIDIDYHNLSHHGKDPAKIAQLTIVESAIIEEFRKFLAKLNQTVEEGQTLLDSTMVLFGSNLGNASSHDTKNMPVLLAGGGFKHGQHLAFDRDQNYPLPNLFVSMLQRLGMETERFGTGVGTMRGLEMS, encoded by the coding sequence ATGTCTCGTTTCGATCGCCGAAATCTGCTGCGTGGTGCCGGTGTCGCGATTGCCTTGCCGCTCCTCGAATCGCAAGCTTTCGGCAATGCTACGAATAAACCGAAACGTCGTCTCGTGGCGATCGACGTTGCACTGGGGTTGCATGCGGCAAACATCATTCCGCAACAGTCCGGTCGCGATTACCAATCGCCAACCTATCTTAAATTGCTCGACGACTATCGCGATCAATTCACGATTATGTCAGGCGTTTCCCACCCGGAGGTCGGTGGTGGGCACGATTCGTACAAATCATTTTTGACTTGCGCTCCTCATCCCAATAGCGCAGGTTTCCGAAACTCAATCTCACTCGATCAATTCGCGGCGGCTAAGTATGGCAGCGAAACGCGATTTGCTTCGCTCTCACTGAGCAGCTCTGGCCCCGGCTTGTCATGGTCTCGCAGTGGCGTCGAGATACCAACTCAAACGCGTCCATCGCAGGTGTTCAAACAACTGTTCTTGGCCGGCAAACCAAACGAACAGAAACTGCAGGTCCAGCGGTTGCAAGAGGGGCGAAGTGTGCTGGATGTGGTAAGCGAGAAAACCAAACGATTGCAAACCACGTTGACCGGACGCGATCGCCAAAAACTGGACCAATATTTTGAAGCAGTCCGTGAAGCCGAGCGTCGGCTTGCGAAAGCCGAAGCTTGGCAACAGAAACCCAAGCCGTCCGTCGACGCAAAAGTCCCTCGTGATGAACTCGATCACACAAGAATCGTCGAGCGGATGCGTTTGATGTACGACGTCATGCACCTCGCGATTGAAACCGATTCGACACGATTCATCACCTACAACATCTCCGGAATGAATTCGGTGCCTGTGATTCCCGGGATCGACATCGATTACCACAACCTGTCGCATCACGGCAAAGATCCCGCCAAGATTGCTCAACTAACGATCGTCGAGTCGGCGATTATCGAAGAGTTCCGCAAGTTTCTGGCAAAGTTGAACCAGACCGTCGAAGAAGGGCAGACACTACTGGATTCGACGATGGTCCTGTTCGGTTCGAATCTCGGCAATGCGAGCAGCCACGATACAAAGAACATGCCAGTATTGCTTGCAGGTGGAGGCTTTAAGCACGGCCAGCATCTCGCGTTCGATCGCGATCAAAATTACCCGCTACCGAACTTGTTTGTTTCGATGCTACAGCGTCTTGGCATGGAGACCGAAAGGTTCGGGACCGGAGTTGGAACGATGCGTGGACTTGAGATGAGTTAG